The Streptomyces sp. CC0208 genome window below encodes:
- a CDS encoding SDR family oxidoreductase has product MGLLDDKVVLVNGGSQGVGAAIARAAVREGAVVAVTGRRPEPGEALVAELEAAGGKALFVRADLADAEQAKTSVTRVVEAYGRVDCLVNSAGLTSRGTLLDTTPELFDQHIAINLKAPFFAMQAAVADMVGRGASGTVVNIITSSAHGGQPFLAPYVAAKAGLIGLTRNAAHAHRWDRVRINGLNIGWTATEGEDATQKTFHGAGDDWREEAAARLPMGKLGQPDEIADFVVLLLSDRSGVVTGSVIDWDQNVLGGLD; this is encoded by the coding sequence ATGGGACTTCTCGACGACAAGGTCGTCCTCGTCAACGGCGGCAGCCAGGGGGTCGGTGCCGCCATCGCCCGGGCCGCCGTCCGTGAGGGGGCGGTCGTGGCCGTCACCGGCCGCCGCCCCGAGCCCGGCGAGGCGCTGGTGGCGGAGCTGGAGGCGGCCGGCGGCAAGGCGCTGTTCGTCCGCGCCGACCTCGCCGACGCCGAGCAGGCCAAGACCTCCGTCACCCGGGTCGTGGAGGCGTACGGCCGGGTCGACTGCCTGGTGAACTCCGCCGGGCTCACCTCCCGGGGCACGCTCCTCGACACCACGCCCGAGTTGTTCGACCAGCACATCGCGATCAACCTGAAGGCGCCGTTCTTCGCCATGCAGGCGGCGGTGGCGGACATGGTCGGCCGGGGAGCGTCCGGCACGGTCGTCAACATCATCACCTCCTCGGCGCACGGCGGGCAGCCGTTCCTGGCGCCCTACGTGGCCGCGAAGGCCGGCCTGATCGGTCTCACCCGCAACGCGGCGCACGCGCACCGCTGGGACCGGGTGCGGATCAACGGCCTGAACATCGGCTGGACGGCGACCGAGGGCGAGGACGCCACCCAGAAGACCTTCCACGGCGCCGGCGACGACTGGCGTGAGGAGGCCGCGGCCAGGCTCCCGATGGGCAAGCTCGGCCAGCCCGACGAGATCGCCGACTTCGTGGTCCTCCTGCTGTCCGACCGGTCGGGCGTGGTGACCGGATCGGTGATCGACTGGGACCAGAACGTCCTCGGCGGCCTCGACTAG